CAGTCATTCGCCACAATCAATTGGGAAACAATTCGAGCATTATGCAGGAGAACTTTTTAAAAAATAAGTAATACTTAAGGAGAGAATAATATGTCAAAAAAATTTATCTATTCAATTGTATTATCGTTTATGGCGCTGATTAGTATATTCACTTTCAGTTCCATGAATGGAAGTACTGTTAAAGCAGCAAGTAAGACGTCGTCTAATAAAGTATTAGTAGTTTACTATTCAAATTCAGGAACAACTGAGGCAGCCGCTAAAAGGATTCAGAAACAAACGGGTGGAGATTTAGTTAAGTTGAAATTATCTCCTAATTATCCAAGCGATTATAATAAGTTGACAAAAGTTGCTAAAAGACAGATTGATAAAAATATTCATCCCAAAATTCTCAATAAAATTATGATGAATAAATATAAGACTGTTCTATTAGGATTCCCAACTTGGTATCAACGTCCACCAATGTTTATTAATACCTTTTTCAATAAATATAATCTAAAGAATAAGACTGTGGTACCATTTACTACAAGTATGAGTAGTCCTATGAAAGTAAATCGTCCATATTTGAAAAAGATGGCTCGTGGCAAAAAGATCAATTTACAGTCGGGCTTTAGAGCAAATAGTGCTAAGAAAACAACTAAGTATTTGAAGAACAATAATCTAATGAAGTAAGTTAGATCATAGATACGTTTAAAATTTTTGTAGTGAGGAGTTTGATTATGGCTAAGACAAATAAGCAAGTGATTATTTATTTTACTAGTTCTGGTACGACAAAACGAGCCGCAGAAAAGATTCAACAGGCGACTCAAGCAGATATTTTTGAATTACAAGCAGTTGAAGCTTA
This sequence is a window from Companilactobacillus alimentarius DSM 20249. Protein-coding genes within it:
- a CDS encoding flavodoxin; the protein is MSKKFIYSIVLSFMALISIFTFSSMNGSTVKAASKTSSNKVLVVYYSNSGTTEAAAKRIQKQTGGDLVKLKLSPNYPSDYNKLTKVAKRQIDKNIHPKILNKIMMNKYKTVLLGFPTWYQRPPMFINTFFNKYNLKNKTVVPFTTSMSSPMKVNRPYLKKMARGKKINLQSGFRANSAKKTTKYLKNNNLMK